In Pedobacter sp. WC2423, the following are encoded in one genomic region:
- the bshA gene encoding N-acetyl-alpha-D-glucosaminyl L-malate synthase BshA, translating into MKIGIVCYPTFGGSGVVATELGKALADEGHQVHFITYSQPARLDFFSANLYYHEVSVRDYPLFDYAPYESALASKLVDVVRFEKLDILHVHYAIPHASAAFMAKQILETYGIYIPFVTTLHGTDITLVGKDPTYKPVVTFSINKSDGVTTVSNDLKEDTNNHFDITNEIRVIPNFIDFSRFSLKPKDHFKKAIAPNNERILIHTSNFRKVKRTADVIRMFKLILNKIPSKLLMVGDGPDRANNEQLCRDLGICDHVRFLGKQDAVEEILSVADLFLMPSETESFGLAALEAMACKVPVITSNAGGLPELNVDGFCGYMSNVGDVDDMAKKAIMILENDEVLNTFKENAFKRAQDFDLKKILPLYVDYYNEIIAKNLALQPA; encoded by the coding sequence ATGAAAATAGGTATTGTTTGTTACCCTACATTTGGCGGTAGTGGTGTTGTCGCTACAGAATTGGGAAAGGCATTGGCCGATGAAGGACATCAGGTCCATTTCATCACCTATAGCCAGCCTGCAAGGTTAGACTTTTTCTCTGCTAACCTTTATTATCATGAAGTATCAGTCCGGGATTATCCATTGTTTGACTACGCGCCTTATGAGTCTGCACTGGCCAGTAAACTGGTAGATGTAGTGAGATTTGAGAAGCTGGATATCCTGCATGTACATTATGCAATTCCACATGCTTCTGCTGCCTTTATGGCGAAACAGATCCTGGAAACCTACGGTATTTATATTCCGTTTGTAACTACGCTCCACGGAACTGATATTACTTTAGTTGGAAAAGATCCGACTTATAAGCCAGTAGTTACCTTCTCGATCAATAAGTCTGATGGAGTGACTACGGTTTCCAATGACCTGAAAGAAGATACGAATAACCATTTTGATATCACCAATGAGATCAGAGTGATTCCTAACTTTATAGATTTCAGCAGATTCAGCCTGAAACCAAAAGATCATTTCAAAAAGGCCATTGCACCTAACAATGAAAGAATCCTCATCCATACTTCGAATTTCCGAAAAGTGAAAAGAACGGCAGACGTGATCAGGATGTTCAAATTAATCCTGAATAAAATTCCTTCTAAGTTACTGATGGTAGGAGATGGGCCTGACCGTGCGAATAACGAACAGTTATGCCGCGATCTTGGTATTTGTGATCATGTGCGCTTTTTAGGAAAACAAGATGCTGTAGAGGAAATCCTTTCTGTTGCTGACTTATTTCTGATGCCTTCTGAGACAGAAAGTTTTGGATTGGCTGCATTAGAGGCTATGGCTTGTAAGGTGCCTGTGATTACTTCTAATGCTGGTGGTTTGCCAGAACTGAATGTAGATGGCTTCTGTGGCTATATGAGTAATGTGGGTGATGTGGATGATATGGCCAAAAAAGCCATTATGATCCTGGAGAATGATGAAGTGCTGAACACATTTAAAGAAAATGCGTTTAAAAGAGCACAGGATTTTGATCTGAAAAAAATATTGCCATTATATGTGGATTATTACAATGAGATTATCGCTAAAAATCTTGCTTTACAGCCTGCTTAA
- a CDS encoding lactonase family protein: MRKLFCLLTATVSFFSAKAQQADYHLVIGTYTAPGKSEGIYVYDFNTPDAAAKFKSVEKNVINPSFLTVTPDSKFVYAVNEDGDKSMVSAFSFDAVAGKLGFLNKQPSKGADPCYLIADDKNVLIANYSGGTIGVFGRAANGTLTPAKQVVKHIGSSINKDRQSSAHVHMVRFTPDHRYVIANDLGKDKVYTYAYDKNSAHHVLVLKDSISIKPGSGPRHITFSSNGRFAYLIQEMIAQVTVFSYADGVFKKIQEVSIVAKDFKGENGGADIQLTADGKFLYASNRGTANTITTFAVESNGQLTNKGQVSTLGNGPRAFVIDPSGNWLLVGHQYTNNVVIFKRDKVTGALKDSGKRIDIGAPVCFEFVKKTAPDSRM, from the coding sequence ATGAGAAAACTATTTTGTCTGTTAACCGCTACCGTTTCTTTTTTCTCTGCTAAAGCACAACAGGCAGATTATCATCTGGTCATCGGAACTTATACAGCTCCGGGTAAAAGTGAAGGAATTTATGTTTACGATTTTAACACACCCGATGCTGCAGCTAAATTTAAGTCTGTAGAGAAGAACGTGATTAATCCAAGTTTCCTTACCGTTACACCAGATAGTAAATTTGTTTATGCAGTGAATGAGGATGGTGATAAAAGCATGGTGAGCGCGTTTAGCTTCGATGCAGTTGCAGGAAAATTAGGTTTTCTCAATAAACAACCTTCAAAAGGTGCAGATCCTTGTTATCTGATCGCAGATGACAAAAATGTATTGATTGCTAATTATAGCGGAGGCACAATCGGTGTTTTTGGCAGAGCAGCAAATGGTACACTGACCCCGGCGAAACAGGTTGTTAAACATATAGGATCAAGCATTAACAAAGACAGACAAAGCAGTGCCCATGTTCACATGGTACGTTTTACTCCTGACCACCGTTACGTGATCGCAAACGACTTAGGAAAAGACAAAGTTTATACTTATGCTTACGATAAGAATTCAGCACATCATGTTCTTGTATTGAAAGACAGTATCAGTATCAAACCTGGCAGCGGCCCAAGACATATCACCTTTAGCAGCAATGGCAGGTTTGCCTACCTGATTCAGGAAATGATAGCTCAGGTAACCGTGTTCAGTTATGCTGATGGCGTGTTCAAAAAGATTCAGGAAGTATCTATTGTAGCTAAAGACTTTAAAGGTGAAAATGGAGGTGCTGATATTCAGCTTACAGCTGATGGAAAATTCTTATACGCAAGTAACAGAGGTACTGCCAATACAATTACTACTTTCGCTGTTGAAAGTAATGGCCAGCTAACCAATAAAGGTCAGGTCAGCACTTTAGGCAATGGCCCGAGGGCTTTTGTGATTGACCCGAGTGGTAACTGGTTATTAGTAGGGCATCAGTATACCAATAACGTTGTGATTTTTAAACGTGATAAAGTTACCGGTGCATTAAAAGACAGCGGAAAAAGAATTGATATCGGTGCTCCCGTTTGTTTTGAGTTTGTAAAGAAAACAGCACCGGACAGCAGGATGTAA
- a CDS encoding pseudouridine synthase, with amino-acid sequence MTNNNNRNSRDDKSKPGNRSTTGKGRSGADSAYKGKSKFGDKEGNDKSKFGAGKDNYRPRASKDGDDFKARPPRDGEAKSFSSRPPRDGERPRAGRDGDAKSFSSRPPRDGDRPRAGRDGDAKSFSSRPPRDGDRPRAGRDGDAKSFSSRGGTGGKTFKPRAFKEGSSKEMPRNEGRSYIKKDNFGTDGERPFRTFEDKKSTSRSTDSRPFRKREEGAPAKPYSGAPRPFAEKAPVMRSRKESSHHTADDGKIRLNRYIANSGICSRRKADELIAAGVVSVNGVPVSELGHKVDPGKDEVRYNGELLKREKKVYVILNKPKDYITTTDDPQERRTVMSLVEKASRERIYPVGRLDRNTTGLLLMTNDGDLADKLSHPKNGITKIYHVELSKSLSQGDLNKIQFGLELEDGIIKPDSVSYVAGGSKREVGIQIHSGKNRIVRRIFEHLGYEVVKLDRVVYGNLTKKDLPRGRWRFLEEHELIQIKHLIQ; translated from the coding sequence ATGACAAATAACAACAACAGGAACAGTCGGGATGACAAGTCCAAACCGGGAAACCGAAGCACAACAGGTAAAGGCCGTAGTGGAGCAGATAGTGCTTACAAGGGTAAAAGCAAGTTTGGGGATAAAGAGGGGAACGACAAGAGTAAATTTGGTGCTGGTAAAGATAACTACAGACCAAGAGCCAGTAAAGATGGTGATGATTTTAAGGCAAGACCTCCAAGAGACGGTGAAGCAAAGAGCTTCTCTTCAAGACCTCCGAGAGATGGTGAAAGACCAAGAGCAGGCAGAGACGGCGATGCAAAAAGCTTCTCCTCAAGACCTCCAAGGGATGGCGACAGACCAAGAGCAGGCAGAGACGGTGATGCAAAAAGCTTCTCTTCAAGACCTCCAAGGGATGGCGACAGACCAAGAGCAGGCAGAGACGGCGATGCAAAAAGCTTCTCTTCAAGAGGTGGCACTGGCGGCAAAACATTCAAACCACGTGCGTTTAAAGAAGGCAGCTCTAAAGAGATGCCAAGAAATGAAGGCCGTAGTTATATAAAGAAAGACAATTTCGGTACTGATGGTGAAAGACCATTCAGAACTTTCGAAGATAAAAAAAGCACTTCCAGAAGTACAGATAGCAGACCATTCAGAAAAAGAGAAGAAGGTGCTCCGGCAAAACCATATTCTGGTGCGCCAAGACCTTTTGCTGAAAAAGCGCCTGTTATGCGTAGCAGAAAGGAAAGCAGTCACCATACTGCAGATGACGGAAAAATCCGTTTGAACCGTTACATTGCCAATTCAGGTATTTGTTCACGCCGTAAGGCAGATGAACTGATCGCTGCTGGTGTGGTTTCTGTAAACGGTGTACCAGTTTCTGAACTGGGACATAAAGTAGATCCGGGTAAAGATGAAGTACGTTACAACGGCGAATTGCTGAAACGTGAAAAGAAAGTTTATGTGATCTTAAATAAACCTAAAGATTATATTACTACTACTGATGATCCTCAGGAACGTCGTACAGTAATGTCCTTAGTAGAAAAAGCAAGCAGAGAACGTATTTATCCGGTTGGTCGTTTAGACCGCAATACAACAGGTCTTTTATTAATGACTAATGATGGCGATTTAGCTGATAAGTTATCTCATCCAAAAAATGGAATTACTAAAATCTATCATGTTGAATTAAGCAAAAGTTTAAGTCAGGGTGACCTGAACAAAATCCAATTCGGTTTAGAATTAGAAGATGGTATTATTAAACCAGATTCTGTATCTTACGTAGCAGGAGGTTCTAAACGCGAAGTAGGTATCCAGATCCACAGTGGTAAAAACAGGATTGTCCGCAGAATATTTGAACACCTGGGTTATGAGGTTGTTAAATTAGACCGTGTGGTTTATGGTAACCTGACTAAAAAAGATCTTCCACGCGGAAGATGGCGCTTTTTAGAAGAACATGAACTGATCCAGATCAAACATCTGATCCAGTAA
- a CDS encoding lytic transglycosylase domain-containing protein, giving the protein MPQAFKSSKKELNNTTKSITTTTTIITEEPVNQIAQLNFAEETLPLGDIRVQKKMKKTLAGYNYSSIQTNRLHRMAAEWFPIIEPILAAYGIPNDFKYMPLVESGLQGGMSPKGANGFWQFMPGTARTYGLKVNSEVDERKNLRKSTIAACKYIKELYGVFDSWTLVAAAYNVGDNHMRKQINRQNQDNYFKMKLNRETGGYVYKLISMKEIIRDPSRYGYSSSKGVLAMHSNSSTTNRE; this is encoded by the coding sequence ATGCCCCAAGCATTTAAAAGTTCGAAAAAGGAACTTAACAACACGACAAAAAGCATTACCACCACTACCACTATTATCACAGAAGAGCCTGTAAATCAAATAGCTCAGCTGAATTTCGCGGAAGAAACTTTACCTCTGGGTGACATCAGGGTGCAGAAAAAAATGAAGAAGACTCTCGCGGGGTATAATTACAGCAGCATACAGACTAATCGCCTGCACAGAATGGCCGCTGAATGGTTTCCGATTATCGAGCCGATTCTCGCAGCTTATGGGATTCCAAATGATTTTAAATACATGCCTCTAGTAGAATCAGGATTACAGGGTGGAATGTCTCCAAAAGGAGCTAATGGGTTCTGGCAATTTATGCCGGGTACAGCACGTACTTACGGACTAAAAGTAAATTCAGAAGTTGATGAACGTAAGAACTTACGTAAATCCACTATAGCGGCCTGCAAATACATCAAAGAATTGTATGGCGTTTTTGATAGCTGGACATTAGTAGCTGCAGCCTATAATGTGGGCGATAACCACATGAGAAAGCAGATCAACAGACAAAATCAGGACAATTATTTCAAAATGAAACTGAATCGTGAAACAGGTGGGTATGTTTACAAACTTATTTCAATGAAAGAAATCATCAGGGATCCTTCCCGTTATGGTTACAGCAGTTCCAAAGGAGTATTGGCTATGCATAGCAATAGCAGTACTACAAACAGGGAATAA
- a CDS encoding Gfo/Idh/MocA family oxidoreductase, translating to MKFVTRIILIGIGPHSRRVYLPAITQLKQKFEVEISLAIDVKSEDQKITHYFEKHNYKINTLFIDPFTGQLPEALKDDLNHFVEVHGINAVIIATEPSVHHAYAEWALSLKLHILMDKPVSTRENAVSELEQAHGILTDYQQLLQLYDDFQQEKSTIFSINVQRRYHPGFQYVMERIREVSAATNCPVTAIHSSHSDGQWRLPSEMVLQDYHSYNKGHGKMSHSGYHIFDIVSQLYDAPGIVDKTPDELEVISSLILPEGFIKQLNEQDYEANFKADYEQAKVYNDAQLMKIFENYGEIDATVLVRLLKDGINMANITINLLHNSFSRRSWVIPDADLYKGNGRVKHEYHNIQQGPFQNIQIHSYQSKDKHNHNNKKDYKAGGNNHFDIYIFRNTGMLGGKHPLEIITMKDLSALHKFDDSKLLTEQAKTAVIAEFLSFIQGDLEKKDLKSNIDSHLNSVKMMSAAYLSHIQQKAGVNPVVKI from the coding sequence ATGAAATTTGTTACACGAATAATTCTAATTGGTATTGGTCCCCATTCCAGACGCGTATATCTTCCTGCAATCACTCAGTTAAAACAAAAGTTTGAAGTTGAAATCTCACTGGCAATTGATGTTAAATCTGAAGATCAGAAGATTACACATTACTTTGAAAAGCATAACTATAAAATCAATACCTTATTCATTGATCCATTTACAGGACAATTGCCAGAAGCCTTAAAAGATGATTTGAATCATTTTGTTGAAGTGCATGGAATAAATGCAGTGATTATTGCAACTGAACCATCGGTTCATCACGCATATGCAGAGTGGGCATTGAGTTTAAAATTGCATATCCTGATGGATAAACCTGTCAGTACCAGGGAAAATGCAGTTTCTGAGCTTGAACAGGCTCATGGGATTTTGACCGATTATCAGCAGTTGTTGCAGCTTTACGACGACTTTCAGCAAGAAAAATCTACTATTTTTTCTATCAACGTACAGCGAAGATACCATCCGGGTTTCCAGTATGTGATGGAAAGGATCAGGGAAGTAAGCGCAGCTACCAATTGCCCGGTCACGGCAATTCATTCCAGTCATAGTGATGGACAATGGCGTTTACCCTCAGAAATGGTATTACAGGACTATCATTCTTATAATAAAGGACACGGAAAAATGTCACATAGCGGATATCATATATTTGATATTGTCAGCCAGCTTTATGATGCTCCTGGAATAGTGGATAAAACCCCGGATGAGCTGGAGGTAATCAGTTCATTGATTCTGCCTGAAGGATTTATCAAACAGCTCAATGAACAGGATTATGAAGCTAACTTTAAGGCTGATTATGAACAGGCTAAAGTTTATAATGATGCACAGCTGATGAAAATATTTGAGAATTATGGAGAAATCGACGCAACAGTACTGGTAAGGCTGTTAAAAGATGGAATCAATATGGCAAATATTACAATCAACTTACTGCACAATAGTTTTAGCAGAAGGAGCTGGGTAATTCCTGATGCAGATCTCTATAAAGGAAACGGACGTGTAAAACACGAATATCACAATATTCAGCAGGGGCCTTTTCAAAATATCCAGATCCACTCTTACCAGTCAAAAGATAAACACAACCATAACAACAAAAAAGATTATAAAGCAGGAGGGAATAATCATTTTGATATTTATATTTTCCGGAATACAGGTATGCTGGGAGGAAAACATCCTTTGGAGATTATTACGATGAAAGACCTGTCAGCTTTACACAAATTTGATGACTCTAAACTGTTAACTGAACAAGCTAAAACAGCGGTGATAGCAGAATTTCTCAGCTTTATTCAAGGTGATCTGGAGAAAAAAGATTTAAAATCAAATATTGACAGTCATTTGAACAGTGTGAAAATGATGTCAGCAGCTTATTTATCACATATTCAGCAGAAGGCCGGTGTGAACCCTGTTGTGAAAATTTAG
- a CDS encoding NAD(P)H-hydrate dehydratase: MQKLINQEQMRSADAFTIKNLDISSIELMETASMAFVAEFLQEIKAVETPVNILCGKGNNGADGLAIARILQDKGYSAVVVYLIDFSDKQTAEYQTNLNRLKDLWFPLTTVKTVAELKNIKDGVIIDAVLGSGLNKPLSGAYAELATFINGLNYQVVAVDIPTGFPAEGAFAKTDLFIKADLVICFQRPKINFFFPESVAALNRFRVVSIGLDEEFIEKQVSPYQLLEQHDIKELIQPRKSFTHKGTYGHALLIAGQKETMGAAILAAKGCLYGGAGLTTISIPESGLTALNTALPEVMYLDRKELTSTASALEKFKIIAIGPGLGTDATIIELLKDLLKLKVPLVIDADALHLLGNDENLLKHLTEGSVLTPHMKEFDHLFGAHESWWARLETAREKAVELKCVIVLKNQYTFIVDQQGKVMINSTGNPAMAQGGMGDVLTGLIASLIAQGYKPVEAAYAACFIHGLSGDQLALTQISVKASAIAAHLPNVVKGLTR; this comes from the coding sequence ATGCAGAAGCTAATTAATCAGGAGCAGATGCGTTCGGCAGACGCATTCACCATTAAGAACCTCGATATATCTTCGATAGAATTGATGGAAACTGCCTCTATGGCATTTGTAGCTGAGTTTTTACAGGAAATTAAGGCTGTAGAAACTCCTGTCAATATCTTATGCGGTAAAGGCAATAATGGCGCTGATGGATTAGCTATTGCCAGAATACTTCAGGATAAAGGGTATAGCGCAGTTGTTGTTTACCTGATTGATTTTTCTGATAAACAGACCGCAGAATACCAAACGAACCTGAACCGGTTAAAAGATCTCTGGTTTCCTTTAACCACAGTTAAAACTGTAGCAGAACTAAAAAACATAAAAGATGGGGTCATTATTGACGCTGTGCTGGGATCGGGCTTGAATAAGCCTTTAAGTGGTGCTTATGCAGAACTTGCAACTTTCATTAATGGATTAAACTACCAGGTGGTTGCCGTGGATATTCCTACGGGATTTCCTGCAGAAGGAGCATTTGCCAAAACTGATCTCTTTATCAAAGCAGATCTTGTTATCTGTTTTCAACGGCCAAAAATCAATTTCTTTTTTCCGGAATCGGTAGCGGCCTTAAACCGTTTTCGTGTCGTGTCTATTGGCCTGGATGAAGAGTTTATTGAAAAGCAGGTTTCTCCTTATCAGCTTTTAGAACAGCATGATATCAAAGAATTGATCCAACCCCGGAAATCTTTTACCCATAAAGGAACCTATGGGCATGCACTGCTTATTGCTGGTCAAAAAGAAACTATGGGTGCTGCAATTCTTGCCGCTAAAGGATGTTTATATGGTGGAGCGGGCTTAACAACAATTTCTATTCCTGAAAGTGGTTTGACGGCGTTAAATACAGCGCTTCCTGAAGTGATGTATCTGGACCGTAAAGAACTGACAAGTACAGCATCAGCATTAGAGAAATTCAAAATTATCGCTATAGGGCCAGGTTTGGGTACAGATGCCACTATTATTGAACTGTTAAAAGACCTGTTAAAACTAAAAGTTCCCCTGGTTATAGACGCAGATGCCTTACATCTTTTAGGAAATGACGAAAACTTACTGAAGCATTTGACTGAAGGCTCTGTCTTAACCCCTCATATGAAGGAATTTGATCACCTTTTTGGTGCACATGAATCCTGGTGGGCACGTTTAGAAACCGCCAGAGAAAAAGCGGTTGAATTAAAATGTGTGATCGTCCTTAAAAATCAATATACTTTTATCGTTGATCAGCAGGGAAAAGTTATGATCAATTCAACTGGTAATCCTGCAATGGCACAAGGAGGGATGGGAGATGTGCTCACAGGCTTAATTGCCTCGCTGATTGCACAAGGTTACAAACCTGTTGAAGCGGCTTATGCAGCTTGTTTTATACACGGATTATCCGGAGATCAGCTTGCTTTAACTCAAATTTCTGTAAAAGCTTCAGCGATTGCTGCGCACCTGCCCAATGTGGTAAAAGGATTAACTAGATAG
- a CDS encoding anti-sigma factor gives MEEAKAYIETGILELYVLGHLNAQEQREVEGMAAKYPAIKEEITAIEIAMEQYAIKHAIEPSEGLDKQIFQKIGILANEVPVPEKTTSTTNHEAKIVQLSADHAASTIRTLKYSLVACVGLLIVSVAALYATHDKLNLANQQIIAMNVDKEKFASTVSFMKNENKDLQEIAAISADPTWTSVKLAGTKISPQANMMVYWHKKGMHVMVDNTKMALPQNDDAHQYQLWAIVNGKPVDLGVFDAKSGPGKLLLTMKEVGNAQAFAVTLEKRGGSPSPTMEKMIAMGGVSI, from the coding sequence GTGGAAGAGGCAAAAGCATATATCGAAACAGGCATACTTGAACTTTACGTTCTCGGGCATCTCAATGCTCAGGAACAGCGTGAAGTAGAGGGAATGGCGGCAAAGTATCCTGCGATAAAAGAGGAGATTACCGCTATTGAAATTGCGATGGAACAATATGCGATCAAACATGCTATTGAACCATCTGAAGGATTAGATAAACAGATTTTCCAAAAAATAGGCATACTTGCCAATGAAGTACCAGTTCCGGAGAAAACGACTTCAACAACAAATCACGAAGCCAAAATTGTCCAGCTATCAGCTGACCATGCGGCATCGACGATCAGAACATTAAAATATTCATTAGTGGCTTGCGTTGGGCTTTTAATAGTCAGTGTTGCTGCACTTTATGCCACACACGATAAATTAAATCTGGCCAACCAGCAGATCATTGCAATGAATGTTGATAAGGAAAAGTTTGCCAGTACAGTAAGTTTCATGAAAAATGAAAACAAAGATTTACAGGAAATTGCAGCTATTTCTGCTGATCCAACCTGGACATCTGTAAAACTTGCCGGAACAAAAATCTCTCCGCAAGCTAACATGATGGTTTACTGGCATAAAAAGGGGATGCATGTCATGGTGGACAACACTAAAATGGCGCTTCCTCAAAATGATGATGCACACCAGTACCAGTTATGGGCTATCGTAAATGGGAAACCAGTAGATTTGGGTGTATTTGATGCAAAATCGGGTCCCGGCAAACTATTGTTAACTATGAAAGAAGTTGGCAATGCACAGGCTTTTGCCGTTACACTCGAAAAACGTGGTGGCAGTCCGAGTCCGACTATGGAAAAGATGATTGCTATGGGCGGCGTGTCTATCTAG
- a CDS encoding RNA polymerase sigma factor, protein MAPSKKISLTEEDLVRALKGQETIAIQALYDMYSGALLGVIFRIVQHSEIAEDLLQDTFIKIWHSAASYDSSKGRLFTWMINIARNLAIDKIRSKDFKNASKNQDLENNVDFIDLQRKVTFNADTLGIKDMVTALKPEFNSVLDMVYFKGYTHVEAAEELNLPLGTVKTRIRMAIMELRKHFN, encoded by the coding sequence TTGGCACCGAGTAAAAAAATATCCCTTACAGAAGAAGACCTGGTGCGTGCACTGAAAGGTCAGGAGACTATCGCTATTCAGGCTTTATACGATATGTATTCAGGAGCGTTGCTGGGGGTAATTTTCAGAATTGTACAACATTCGGAAATAGCTGAAGATTTATTACAAGACACTTTCATTAAGATCTGGCATTCGGCAGCGAGTTACGACAGCAGCAAAGGCCGCTTATTTACCTGGATGATTAATATTGCCCGTAATCTGGCAATAGATAAAATAAGATCCAAGGACTTTAAAAATGCCAGTAAAAACCAAGACCTTGAAAATAACGTAGATTTCATTGACCTGCAAAGAAAGGTAACTTTCAATGCGGACACACTGGGAATCAAAGACATGGTTACTGCACTTAAACCAGAGTTTAATAGTGTATTGGACATGGTTTATTTTAAAGGTTATACCCATGTAGAGGCAGCAGAAGAACTGAATTTACCATTAGGTACGGTTAAGACCCGGATCCGGATGGCTATTATGGAATTAAGAAAGCATTTTAATTAA
- the lipA gene encoding lipoyl synthase, giving the protein MIELPVVSANPVQRKPDWLRVKLPVGKEYAQVRSLVDTHKLHTICESGNCPNMGECWGAGTATFMILGNICTRSCSFCAVATGRPKAVDTDEPNRVANSVKLMQVKHCVITSVDRDDLKDGGSVIWAETLQAIRRESPSTTLETLIPDFRGIWDNLYRVLEERPEVMSHNIETVRRLTKQVRVQAKYDRSLECLKRISEFGLRTKTGIMLGLGETEDDVLEAMDDLVANGVHILTLGQYLQPTRNHHPVVDWIHPDQFAKYKEIGMQKGLRYVESGPLVRSSYHAEKHLFDF; this is encoded by the coding sequence ATGATCGAACTTCCGGTTGTTTCAGCAAACCCAGTACAACGTAAACCAGATTGGCTTAGAGTTAAGCTTCCTGTAGGTAAAGAATATGCGCAGGTGCGCAGTCTTGTAGATACCCATAAATTACATACCATTTGTGAAAGTGGCAATTGTCCGAATATGGGCGAATGCTGGGGCGCTGGTACGGCAACGTTCATGATCCTTGGTAATATCTGTACCCGCTCCTGCTCTTTTTGTGCAGTAGCCACAGGCAGACCAAAAGCTGTGGATACCGATGAGCCTAACCGGGTTGCGAATTCAGTAAAATTAATGCAGGTTAAACATTGTGTGATTACGTCGGTAGACCGTGATGATTTAAAAGATGGCGGCTCTGTTATCTGGGCAGAAACTTTACAGGCTATCCGCAGAGAGAGCCCTTCGACAACTTTAGAGACACTTATTCCTGATTTCAGAGGTATCTGGGACAACTTGTACCGTGTACTGGAAGAACGTCCTGAAGTGATGTCTCATAACATCGAAACAGTACGCCGTTTAACTAAACAAGTACGTGTTCAGGCTAAATATGACCGAAGTCTGGAGTGTCTGAAAAGAATCTCAGAATTCGGTTTAAGAACTAAAACAGGGATTATGCTTGGCCTGGGAGAAACTGAAGATGATGTACTGGAAGCTATGGATGATTTAGTAGCTAATGGGGTACACATTCTAACCTTGGGCCAGTATCTGCAACCTACACGTAACCATCACCCGGTTGTAGACTGGATCCATCCTGATCAGTTTGCTAAATATAAGGAAATTGGCATGCAAAAAGGTTTAAGGTATGTAGAAAGCGGTCCGCTGGTCCGTTCTTCTTACCATGCAGAGAAACACCTTTTTGATTTTTAA
- a CDS encoding OsmC family protein, with product MATSKITYNGGLRTTSVHLRSGNEIITDAPVDNKGKGEAFSPTDLLATSLGNCMITIVGIAAAEHGFNIDGATCEITKVMAEGPRRVAEIIAVLQFPANNYSDKDKKIIERSANTCPVFYSLHPDLKKTISFNY from the coding sequence ATGGCAACTTCAAAAATAACTTATAACGGAGGATTGAGAACAACCTCTGTTCACTTACGTTCGGGAAATGAAATCATCACTGATGCACCTGTAGACAATAAAGGTAAAGGTGAAGCATTTTCACCGACAGATTTACTGGCTACTTCACTAGGAAACTGTATGATCACTATTGTAGGGATTGCAGCAGCAGAACATGGCTTTAATATTGACGGGGCCACTTGTGAAATCACGAAAGTTATGGCAGAAGGGCCAAGAAGAGTAGCTGAAATCATAGCTGTCCTTCAGTTCCCTGCAAATAACTATTCTGATAAAGACAAAAAGATTATTGAAAGGTCTGCAAATACCTGTCCGGTATTTTACAGCCTTCATCCTGATTTAAAGAAAACAATTTCTTTTAATTATTAA
- the ytxJ gene encoding bacillithiol system redox-active protein YtxJ produces MEWKNITDPDQISGIKTQEGYSLIFKHSTRCSVSMMAKKRFELDWDIIPEGTNLYFLDLISHRAISAQIAETFQVHHESPQILLIKDGDCVLDASHSDISADEVAELINN; encoded by the coding sequence ATGGAGTGGAAGAACATAACTGATCCAGATCAGATCAGTGGCATAAAAACGCAGGAAGGCTATAGTTTAATTTTTAAACACAGCACCCGTTGTTCGGTGAGTATGATGGCAAAAAAACGTTTTGAGCTGGATTGGGACATTATCCCTGAAGGAACAAATCTATATTTCCTTGACCTGATCAGCCATCGTGCAATTTCTGCACAGATAGCTGAAACATTTCAAGTTCATCATGAGTCTCCTCAGATCTTATTGATCAAGGATGGAGATTGTGTACTGGATGCCTCTCATAGTGACATTTCGGCCGATGAAGTAGCCGAACTGATTAATAATTAA